The segment ttgtttgAGACACATACAATTGTATGCGTTCTAAAAGCGTATTTATAGAATAGTAGCACGAGTTGTATTTTTCTGATCTCTTTAATATGCTTAAAACTCCCGATAGTTTCGGAGAATCATATTTTCCGTGACACCTTGAATGCGGCATCTAACCGAATGCGGAAATAACCGTACGAAAAGTCAAGCGTACGGAGCATCATGGTTTCGACTGCCATTGACTGAAAATATCGGTACGTAGAATTTACATTTAGTATTCTTTTTATGAATATACATTTCCATCACCGCATAGACAAACCTGTAATGAATCTAGAACCAGTAATGCTTTTAAGTGTCATAGTACAGATGAACGAACTAGAACAACTGTCTGTGCTGAGGACTCGTGTAAAATTCTGTATTTGAAAGTTAACAGCTGACCTGAAGGTAGCTATTTCACTAAACTGAAATAATATCAGTTGAAGACTCGAAATATTATCTTACTCATTAATTCACGGTGGTTTCTCTTATAATGTCCTGAGTGTTAACGTAAAATAGCTTTGTTTCTTGCATGTAGTTGacattaatttgaatatttgcAGGTCATGTCTCAGAGGGAACTGAAGGAGGCGTTCTTCCGTAATCTGAATGGCACCAGCCTGCAGGAGGTGGCACTGGGCTCATTCCTCAGCCCCCTGTGCCTCATCAGCAGAGGACTGCTTCTGATTCTCTACCATCAGGCCAACAAAACACATCTGCTGCCACTACCTGTGATTTCTCACCTGCTTTTAGACTTCTCTGTGCTTATTCTTCCTCTAGTCTTGTCGTGCACCCTTCTGAGCAGCCATCTCCACGAGGTTGCCATCATCGTAATGATTGTTTTGACTTGTCTATTATGGTATATCTGTCGAATCAACAGCCATCCTGTGAACACTGTAAGCGCCTTCCTTCAAAGTCATGTTCAGTTGCATCATGTGCCCTTTGTAACTCTCTTCAGGGTCGctgtaaatgtgaaaacagCCATCAGCATTCTTGCTGTAGATTTCAGTGTTTTCCCAAGACGATATGCTAAGACAGAAACCTATGGCACAGGAGTGATGGACTATGGCGTCGGTGGATTTGTCTTTGCAAATGCCCTTGTCTGTCCAGAGGCACGGAGAAAAAACACCTCAGAATCCAAAATGAAGCACATTGCTCAGCAGATCCTGTCTGTCTGGCCCTTGTTTGCTCTTGGTATGGGAAGGCTGCTCAGTGTCAAAATGACAGGTTACCATGAGCATGTGACAGAATATGGTGTACATTGGAATTTCTTCTTCACACTAGCCATTGTCAGAGTTGCTGCTTCTatcatttttactgttttacccCCCAGTCAATCATGGATCGTTGCCCTTCTGATAAGTGGAATTTATCAGTTCACTCTGGACACATCTGGGCTGAAGGCATTCATTATTCACAACAATGACAGAGCAAAGGACTTTCTGCATGCTAACAAGGAAGGTGTATTTTCCACACTGGGCTATGTTGCCATTTATATGGCGGGAGTTCAGGTGGGACTCTATGTGATGCAACCTAGATCACAGGTTAGACAGTGGGTCAAAGCACTTTTTAATCTCCTTTTGGGATGTTTTGTGCTGTACGCTGCTTTGTGCATATGTCAGACGCTTGTGGAACCAGTGTCACGCCGCTTAGCTAATTTACCTTTTTGCATGTGGAGTGTTGCTcagtctttgtttttaatgtccACCCTTGGGTTAGCTGATATTATCTTACTGTTTTCACAAAGAACATCAGGCTGTCATGTTGTACCTTCATCTTGGACTATGTGTGAAAAACAGTCAGACTCAGTCTCTGACAAAAAGCCAgttgaaatagaaaaatactGCTTTGTTCAAGCTGTGAGCAGAAATcagttgttgtattttttacttGCAAATGTCCTGACAGGATTGACCAACTTCACAGTGGACACTATTAATTGTAGCAGTTtaatttcagtgtgtgttttgcttttgtATATGTTAACAAATTGCACTATAATGTATGTTTTGCATCTGTGTGGGATAACTGTGAAGTTCTGGTAATTTTTTAATAGGAATTGAAAATCATGACACTTGAGACAATTTATGAGATTATCTGTAATTATGAAATTAGAATTGTAAAAGATATCTTCATATGTACTTTAATAAATATGTTGTTTAAAATGGTTCTCAGAATGAGTGAGGATGTGGACAGCATTCAGTCAACCATCTGTGTTTTAAAAACAGAGTATTTGCTGATAAATTATAAATCCTCTTTGTACTGGGTTGCCCTGAAGTGTTtagtttttagtttatttttttcgtaCATGTTAATATAACGGACTTCACaccatcacatttacaacaaaaaaagggCTAACAGTTAGAAGCCAATacgcttgtgaaattcccgtcccccagaatcaactaatatctctctcattacaatatgtaatcaaactcagacattaaaagtttgcaaccagttcatccattgaattttgacagacgttcatactcttatccacttccagataatAGACTTTTAACCttgagcataaccatgtttacatttctCCTAGGAGAGAATgagagctcccactattgaagtgattctattgtacagatctttggtgtagtaacaactgttgtccatctttattgctcatatttcaccaactcttctgcactcctgatcaccattgttttcatctggtccggagaaagcccttttgttttgatgaagatcctgcagttgtttgtctaGGTGTTGTTGATCAGTccattctttttcagttgtcgagcttttttagcgatatcagcattctttttagtgagattctcattatagacattttttcctttcagtttgaagccttgtttcagtaGAGCAATTTTCTGTTTAcgattctggaattttatcagaactgcaggtggtctcctacctccagatggtaatgggtaacatgtctcaatctggtgtGGATCTATTGTTCTCCAGATCTCCAcgtccctcagttgagaactcacttgttgctccagagattcaatGTCAGGGATGTGTTGAGTTTCATCCCCTCTGGCCACAGCATTTGTGTCATTCCTCGGCttaattttgattccagtgaaaATCACATATCATTCaaacgaatgctttgttccaaatcatccattcttttttgtccttgttttaagacaacaattcttgtctttttcatcaatgtgtttctgcattttcttcatttcgtccttcatttcttccatggcgtcTAGCGCCGGTTTTAGCTTaaattccaactttttatcaaagtcactccttaacttatcaaagtcattCCTTAACTTAACAAAGTCACTCTTTAACTCGCTCTTTAACTCTTTGACCATCTGATATagagtatcctccgattttcctgttcctctcgtcattttgcagagaatcagttATTGGTGTGGTagtattttatgttttgattAGGAGCAAATTTAAGGTTTTCACAACGAAAATTGTTATTTAAATGATTGAATTCATTGAAAAAAAGCCTGCAATGTGTTTGCAGTAGTGCTTTTATGCTTTA is part of the Antennarius striatus isolate MH-2024 chromosome 13, ASM4005453v1, whole genome shotgun sequence genome and harbors:
- the pigw gene encoding phosphatidylinositol-glycan biosynthesis class W protein; amino-acid sequence: MSQRELKEAFFRNLNGTSLQEVALGSFLSPLCLISRGLLLILYHQANKTHLLPLPVISHLLLDFSVLILPLVLSCTLLSSHLHEVAIIVMIVLTCLLWYICRINSHPVNTVSAFLQSHVQLHHVPFVTLFRVAVNVKTAISILAVDFSVFPRRYAKTETYGTGVMDYGVGGFVFANALVCPEARRKNTSESKMKHIAQQILSVWPLFALGMGRLLSVKMTGYHEHVTEYGVHWNFFFTLAIVRVAASIIFTVLPPSQSWIVALLISGIYQFTLDTSGLKAFIIHNNDRAKDFLHANKEGVFSTLGYVAIYMAGVQVGLYVMQPRSQVRQWVKALFNLLLGCFVLYAALCICQTLVEPVSRRLANLPFCMWSVAQSLFLMSTLGLADIILLFSQRTSGCHVVPSSWTMCEKQSDSVSDKKPVEIEKYCFVQAVSRNQLLYFLLANVLTGLTNFTVDTINCSSLISVCVLLLYMLTNCTIMYVLHLCGITVKFW